The proteins below are encoded in one region of Pontibacter deserti:
- a CDS encoding glycoside hydrolase family 2 TIM barrel-domain containing protein → MYIAKGRTVEIVGSNGNYTLYRHGKPYFIKGAAGYEHFDKIKAYGGNSVRVWHAEDAGQILDEAHANGLTVTLGLWLGREREGFNYYDKESVAQQKEAIRKIVEKYKDHPALLMWGIGNELYAESSNIKVWNAVNDIAEMIHEIDSNHPTTTTVMNVPEKVVNLIAKRCPALDVLSINSFGAMHDLKGALARSDWKGPYIVSEFGARGYWEAFFTEWLAPIEQTSSEKAEYSRERYKLTVAADSGRCLGSYVFLWGSKHETTPTWFSLINDKGEETQLVKVMNELWTGKETKINQAPYVAYLTLNEKHAKDNVYLEPGRAAMAKVYAFDPEGKPLRLHWEVLPETEMKDGSADKEKTPVPVKGILGKPADHTITLTPQQEGAYRLYVYLYDGDGNVATANFPYFVKK, encoded by the coding sequence GTGTATATAGCCAAAGGACGAACAGTAGAAATAGTAGGCAGTAATGGAAATTACACGTTGTATCGCCATGGAAAACCATATTTCATAAAAGGAGCAGCAGGATATGAGCACTTTGATAAAATTAAAGCTTATGGGGGTAACTCGGTGCGCGTATGGCATGCAGAAGATGCCGGACAAATACTGGATGAAGCCCATGCAAATGGCCTGACGGTAACATTGGGCTTATGGCTGGGTCGGGAGCGTGAAGGCTTTAACTACTACGATAAAGAATCGGTGGCGCAGCAAAAGGAGGCTATTCGTAAAATTGTAGAGAAGTATAAAGATCATCCTGCATTGCTTATGTGGGGTATTGGCAACGAACTCTATGCTGAGAGCTCCAATATTAAAGTATGGAATGCTGTAAATGATATTGCTGAAATGATTCATGAGATAGACTCGAATCATCCTACCACAACTACAGTAATGAACGTGCCGGAAAAAGTAGTAAACCTGATAGCCAAGCGCTGCCCGGCATTGGATGTACTGTCTATTAACTCATTTGGCGCAATGCACGACCTGAAAGGAGCATTGGCGCGCAGCGACTGGAAAGGACCTTACATTGTGTCGGAGTTTGGGGCACGTGGTTACTGGGAGGCTTTCTTTACAGAATGGCTGGCTCCCATAGAGCAGACCAGTTCAGAAAAAGCGGAGTATAGCCGGGAACGCTACAAGTTAACAGTGGCTGCAGATAGTGGGCGTTGTTTAGGTAGTTATGTTTTTTTATGGGGCAGTAAGCACGAGACTACCCCCACCTGGTTTAGTTTGATTAACGATAAAGGCGAAGAAACACAGCTGGTAAAAGTGATGAATGAACTTTGGACTGGTAAGGAAACAAAAATAAACCAGGCACCATATGTGGCTTACTTAACCTTAAACGAGAAACACGCCAAAGATAATGTATACTTAGAACCCGGCAGGGCTGCAATGGCCAAAGTATACGCTTTCGATCCCGAAGGTAAACCACTGCGTCTGCACTGGGAAGTGCTGCCCGAAACTGAGATGAAGGATGGTAGTGCAGACAAAGAAAAGACTCCGGTACCGGTAAAGGGTATACTGGGTAAACCAGCTGATCATACAATTACGCTTACACCGCAGCAGGAAGGTGCTTATCGGCTGTATGTGTATTTATATGATGGAGACGGAAATGTAGCAACTGCCAATTTTCCATACTTTGTAAAAAAGTAA
- a CDS encoding RHS repeat domain-containing protein, producing the protein MRINLLYLLALFLCLTSCLELGSDDAEPKEDCRLASSTTTVKNSEGSVFSYKLNYTYNEDGRLASIAAPDTNSLNIRFTYDAQGRLISERLDQTTWTSEYNALDQVVKQTHTFEFAPGRYEVYYLVHQYNNTGLLEETRHYLPNEEGDVLGYTFRYSYSNGKMSGVEKISGYSLSHHKATFVTDDKKVPTPTQAMHMLYLFRDETLPMMGLLTGNLTSFNVTEGEFQAGFKSFNASITYNDAGYPTAVTREYANGATENSTYTYSCE; encoded by the coding sequence ATGAGAATAAATTTACTTTACCTGCTTGCCCTGTTTCTTTGCCTTACAAGTTGTTTAGAGCTCGGTTCTGATGATGCCGAACCGAAAGAAGATTGCAGGTTGGCTTCTAGCACTACTACAGTTAAAAACAGTGAAGGCAGTGTTTTTAGTTATAAACTAAATTATACTTACAATGAAGATGGTCGCTTAGCAAGTATAGCAGCTCCTGACACCAATTCTTTGAACATCCGGTTTACTTACGATGCTCAGGGGAGACTAATTTCGGAGAGATTAGACCAAACTACCTGGACCAGTGAATACAACGCATTAGATCAAGTTGTAAAACAGACCCATACGTTTGAATTTGCGCCGGGCAGGTATGAAGTTTATTATCTGGTTCATCAGTATAACAATACAGGGCTGTTAGAGGAAACAAGACATTATTTACCAAATGAAGAGGGAGATGTTTTAGGCTATACTTTCCGGTATTCTTACAGCAATGGCAAAATGAGCGGTGTTGAGAAAATATCAGGATATTCCCTGAGTCATCACAAAGCCACTTTCGTTACAGACGACAAAAAAGTGCCAACACCTACACAGGCTATGCATATGCTTTATTTATTCCGCGACGAAACATTACCTATGATGGGTTTACTAACAGGTAACCTGACCAGTTTTAATGTTACGGAAGGCGAATTTCAGGCAGGTTTCAAATCATTTAATGCAAGTATAACTTATAACGATGCCGGTTACCCAACAGCTGTTACCAGAGAGTATGCAAACGGCGCAACCGAGAACTCCACCTATACTTATAGTTGCGAATAA
- a CDS encoding M57 family metalloprotease — translation MKIKNLLVLPALVATLFFSSCEQKEETAVAKNEVSEMTLAQIAQLGFSKNNVQKVDGGYLVEGDILLTDKDLNENTMVQALRVGESEQYRTTNLVTVGSTTRTIYVAVSTSLPSTYVAAVDEAVRRYNAENLRLRFQRVSSGYNILFTAAPAGSTYLASAGFPSGGNPYNRVQVNSSYLGSNPGTNYLATILAHELGHCIGFRHTDYMDRSYSCGGGYTNEGASTVGAIHIPGTPTTADPNSWMLACIGSGVNRYFNSNDRTALNYLY, via the coding sequence ATGAAAATCAAAAATTTACTCGTGTTGCCAGCATTGGTAGCAACCTTATTCTTCTCTTCATGCGAGCAGAAAGAAGAAACAGCTGTAGCTAAAAACGAAGTATCAGAAATGACACTTGCACAGATCGCGCAGCTTGGTTTCAGCAAAAACAATGTACAAAAAGTAGACGGTGGTTACCTGGTGGAGGGTGATATCCTACTAACTGACAAAGACCTGAATGAAAACACGATGGTACAGGCTTTACGTGTTGGTGAGTCGGAGCAGTACCGTACAACAAACCTTGTTACTGTAGGTTCTACTACACGTACGATCTATGTAGCAGTATCTACAAGCCTTCCTTCAACTTATGTAGCTGCTGTGGATGAAGCTGTTCGTCGTTACAATGCTGAAAACCTGCGCCTGCGTTTCCAGCGTGTATCTTCAGGTTACAACATATTGTTCACAGCTGCTCCGGCTGGTTCTACTTACCTGGCTTCAGCTGGTTTCCCATCAGGTGGTAACCCTTACAACAGAGTTCAGGTTAACTCTTCTTACTTAGGCTCAAACCCTGGTACCAATTACCTGGCAACTATCCTGGCTCACGAGCTTGGTCACTGCATCGGTTTCCGTCACACTGACTACATGGACCGCTCTTACTCTTGCGGTGGTGGTTACACTAACGAAGGTGCTTCTACTGTAGGTGCAATTCATATCCCAGGTACTCCAACAACTGCTGATCCTAACTCTTGGATGTTGGCTTGTATCGGATCTGGTGTGAACCGTTACTTCAACTCGAACGACAGAACTGCTCTTAACTACCTGTACTAA
- a CDS encoding TonB-dependent receptor domain-containing protein — translation MKKIYHLLLLILFSSFTVKTYAQSEGMLTGTIADDKNLNVGFANVAVLDAVTSAVVTGAIADMDGNFKIKTPAKGTYLLKVNSLGYVTYQSAVFEVSGPSASKDFGKLQLKSDAKVLKEVTVQALRPTILNEADKMVVSVEGTALATGSTAYEVLEKSPGVWVDQDGNITLNGKGGVQILLNGKPSYLTGKDLQNLLQGMSAENLKDLEIITNPSSKYDAEGTSGIININLKKNQLFGLNGGVYAGYQYNQLHAYTSGGNINLKNGKWNTSVNADFARRPRFRDVETARIVNSSTGKKSLTQTGREEGRRVSPSLRLATDYDINDNHSVGMVANLQYSDNSNSFYTKGLLRDNTAANDTLITSTNTAGGTYYNSTINLHYSGKLGATGTTLTADVDYATIANDDETGFSHSFERINSDEPTQLNHFATENPTHYDIYSAKTDFAKQIGKNGRLELGTKISHVVSDNELRFYEISDGVRTIAPERSSHFIFTEDILAAYTNFSTSIGETWKIQAGLRAEQTQAEGDAKTLNQINDRSYLNFFPSLFIQQQVSENYQIGYKYSRRINRPHYGHLNPFVFYIDPNTLATGNPHLKPQYTNSFEVTQMFRKTYNLVLGYAVTKDFIGEVPVYHREKNLTIFERRNMDDFTNINATLVAPIRVKPGKWEINNNATLAYQHFTVKVNEITETSEQLNFSAQSSHNILLPKGMRLELTGAYQGPGVYGLFEFADQWWLDAGLKRSFLEDKLTVTMNVTDIFRSRDLRIDTMVDGNSNKINQYHGMQSVRLHLRYNFNKGKAFESKKRNVNLEELNRTGN, via the coding sequence ATGAAAAAGATCTACCACCTCCTGCTACTTATACTGTTCAGCAGCTTTACAGTAAAGACTTATGCTCAGTCTGAAGGTATGCTGACTGGCACCATAGCAGATGACAAGAATCTGAATGTTGGCTTTGCCAATGTGGCTGTGCTGGATGCAGTTACCTCTGCTGTTGTTACCGGAGCTATTGCTGATATGGATGGTAACTTTAAGATCAAGACTCCGGCAAAAGGCACTTACCTGCTTAAAGTAAACAGCCTGGGGTACGTTACTTATCAGAGTGCCGTATTCGAAGTATCTGGTCCGTCTGCCTCTAAAGACTTTGGTAAACTACAGCTCAAGTCTGATGCTAAAGTTCTGAAAGAGGTAACCGTACAGGCACTACGGCCAACTATACTTAACGAAGCCGATAAAATGGTAGTAAGTGTTGAAGGCACAGCACTGGCTACAGGAAGTACAGCTTATGAGGTTCTTGAAAAATCGCCTGGTGTTTGGGTCGATCAGGATGGCAATATAACACTGAACGGCAAAGGGGGCGTACAGATTCTGCTCAACGGGAAACCATCTTATCTCACTGGTAAAGACCTTCAGAATCTGCTGCAGGGCATGTCTGCCGAAAACCTGAAGGACCTGGAGATCATAACCAACCCATCCTCTAAGTATGATGCCGAAGGAACATCTGGTATCATCAACATCAACCTGAAAAAGAACCAGCTTTTCGGCCTGAATGGTGGCGTATATGCCGGCTACCAGTATAACCAGTTACACGCTTATACTTCAGGTGGTAACATCAACCTGAAAAACGGGAAATGGAATACATCTGTAAATGCTGATTTTGCGCGCCGACCACGATTCCGTGATGTTGAAACTGCCCGCATTGTTAACAGCAGCACAGGTAAAAAATCACTTACTCAGACAGGCCGTGAAGAGGGCCGCAGAGTCTCTCCATCCTTACGCCTGGCAACAGATTATGATATAAACGACAACCATAGCGTTGGTATGGTAGCAAACCTGCAGTATTCCGACAACTCTAACAGCTTTTATACCAAGGGCTTGTTACGCGATAATACCGCTGCAAACGATACGCTTATAACATCTACAAACACAGCAGGCGGCACTTACTATAACAGCACCATTAACCTGCACTATTCTGGTAAGTTAGGAGCAACTGGAACCACTCTTACAGCCGATGTTGATTATGCTACTATCGCTAATGATGATGAAACAGGGTTTAGCCACAGCTTTGAGCGCATAAACAGCGATGAGCCTACTCAGCTGAACCATTTTGCCACCGAAAATCCGACACATTACGACATTTATTCCGCTAAAACAGACTTCGCTAAACAGATCGGTAAAAACGGAAGACTGGAACTGGGGACCAAAATAAGCCACGTGGTATCGGATAACGAATTACGTTTTTATGAGATCAGCGACGGCGTACGCACAATAGCCCCGGAGCGCAGCAGCCACTTTATTTTTACGGAAGATATACTGGCAGCTTATACAAACTTCTCAACCAGCATCGGCGAAACATGGAAAATTCAGGCAGGGCTACGTGCTGAACAGACACAAGCCGAAGGGGATGCCAAAACCCTGAACCAAATAAACGACAGAAGCTACCTGAACTTTTTCCCAAGTCTGTTTATACAGCAGCAGGTAAGCGAGAACTACCAGATCGGGTATAAGTATAGCCGTCGTATAAACAGGCCACATTATGGTCACCTGAACCCTTTCGTTTTCTACATCGACCCGAATACACTGGCAACAGGCAACCCCCACCTGAAACCACAATATACCAACTCTTTTGAGGTGACACAGATGTTCAGAAAGACATATAACCTGGTGTTAGGTTACGCTGTTACCAAAGACTTTATTGGTGAAGTTCCGGTGTACCACAGAGAGAAGAATCTGACCATCTTCGAGCGCCGCAACATGGATGACTTTACCAATATAAATGCAACATTAGTAGCTCCAATCCGTGTGAAGCCAGGGAAATGGGAAATAAATAACAATGCTACATTGGCATACCAACACTTTACGGTAAAGGTAAACGAGATAACAGAAACTAGCGAGCAGTTAAATTTCAGCGCCCAGAGCAGCCACAACATACTGCTTCCGAAAGGTATGCGCCTTGAACTTACAGGTGCGTACCAAGGGCCAGGGGTTTACGGATTGTTTGAATTTGCTGATCAGTGGTGGTTAGATGCCGGTTTAAAGCGCTCTTTCCTGGAAGATAAGTTAACAGTAACCATGAACGTTACTGACATTTTCAGAAGCCGTGACCTGCGCATAGATACTATGGTTGATGGTAACTCTAATAAAATCAATCAGTACCACGGTATGCAAAGTGTTCGTCTGCACCTGCGCTATAACTTTAACAAAGGCAAAGCTTTCGAAAGTAAGAAACGTAATGTTAATCTCGAAGAACTAAACCGCACAGGTAACTAA
- a CDS encoding DUF3575 domain-containing protein, with protein sequence MKHLFTTLILCCSVGICLAQTDTTAVPVLSVDSTTTIQTTTLQTTAPVTTTAPVMNEVFRRNSVKMNLTSLAFSNYSFSYERAIARKITLVGGYSFTPETEAGSIPFISKALEMGEAATEDDSEEAQEITDILEDATVSSNAFTGEIRFYTGKKPGARGFYASVYGRYATFNLSHMYVYEDDLDFEYDLPITAKMSGFGGGVMLGAQWLIAKRVTFDWYIVGGHYGKLTGDFSAKTDLTMMPEGDRADLEADIEEVFTIGDKKYVDATVKDNGMFGKMNGPFAGIRGLGFNIGIAF encoded by the coding sequence ATGAAACACCTGTTTACCACTCTTATACTTTGCTGCTCCGTCGGAATTTGTTTAGCCCAGACTGATACTACTGCAGTTCCGGTACTATCTGTTGATTCAACCACTACTATACAAACAACAACACTTCAGACAACAGCACCTGTTACTACAACAGCACCTGTTATGAATGAGGTATTTCGCAGGAACAGTGTTAAAATGAATTTGACTTCTCTAGCATTTAGCAACTATAGCTTCAGCTACGAACGTGCAATTGCTCGCAAAATAACATTGGTTGGTGGTTACAGCTTTACTCCGGAAACGGAAGCCGGCTCTATTCCATTCATCAGCAAAGCACTGGAAATGGGAGAAGCAGCCACAGAAGATGACAGTGAAGAAGCTCAGGAAATAACAGACATTTTAGAGGATGCCACGGTTTCTTCCAATGCTTTTACTGGTGAGATCAGGTTTTATACCGGTAAAAAGCCTGGTGCCAGAGGCTTTTATGCTTCTGTTTACGGTCGTTATGCTACCTTTAATTTATCTCATATGTATGTGTATGAAGATGATTTAGACTTTGAATACGACCTGCCAATAACAGCAAAAATGAGCGGCTTTGGCGGGGGCGTAATGCTTGGTGCACAGTGGCTTATTGCAAAGAGAGTAACTTTTGACTGGTACATAGTGGGAGGCCACTACGGCAAGCTAACCGGAGACTTCTCGGCTAAAACCGACCTGACGATGATGCCGGAAGGAGACAGAGCAGATCTGGAAGCTGATATTGAAGAGGTATTTACAATCGGAGATAAAAAGTACGTGGATGCCACTGTAAAAGATAACGGTATGTTTGGTAAAATGAACGGCCCGTTTGCTGGTATCCGCGGACTTGGATTTAATATTGGTATAGCATTTTAA
- a CDS encoding polysaccharide deacetylase family protein — protein sequence MLTFLRQPLVLFTLFTVAVLSIVLLLYSVAASAPDAPDNQLKVTTGNSLPGTAARLAELVPARDTSAAIPADAATILARKQIPILCYHQLRNWRTRDSEMAKTYIVEEENFRNQIKMLADSGYHTILPDELYDYLVHNKPLPEKPVMLTFDDTNLDHYKVAAPVLEQYGFKGVFFVMTVSLGRPNYMSKAQVKALSDSGHIIGSHTWDHQNVKKYEPKDWITQIENPSRQLQEITGKPVQYFAYPFGLWNEQAIPELKKRNFKAAFQLATSRDASEPLFTIRRIIASGYWSPRQLHNSMINSF from the coding sequence ATGCTTACCTTTTTACGCCAGCCACTAGTGCTGTTTACCCTGTTTACAGTTGCAGTCTTATCCATCGTGCTTTTACTTTATTCAGTCGCTGCTTCTGCCCCGGATGCTCCTGATAATCAGTTAAAAGTAACCACCGGCAACTCATTACCAGGTACAGCTGCCCGACTTGCCGAATTAGTTCCTGCCAGAGATACCTCAGCTGCTATACCCGCAGATGCCGCTACTATACTTGCCCGTAAACAAATACCTATACTTTGCTACCACCAGCTCCGTAACTGGCGTACCCGTGACTCTGAAATGGCGAAGACATATATTGTAGAAGAAGAGAATTTCCGAAACCAGATAAAGATGCTCGCCGACAGTGGCTACCATACCATACTACCGGATGAGCTGTACGATTACCTGGTACATAATAAGCCTTTACCTGAGAAACCTGTTATGCTTACTTTTGATGACACTAACCTGGATCATTACAAAGTAGCTGCACCGGTACTGGAACAATATGGTTTTAAAGGTGTCTTTTTTGTGATGACGGTATCGCTGGGGAGACCCAACTACATGAGCAAAGCGCAGGTAAAAGCCCTCTCCGATTCCGGCCACATCATAGGTTCACATACCTGGGATCACCAGAATGTGAAGAAATATGAGCCTAAGGATTGGATTACGCAGATAGAAAATCCTTCGCGGCAACTGCAGGAAATTACTGGTAAGCCTGTGCAGTACTTCGCTTACCCTTTTGGTCTTTGGAATGAGCAGGCTATCCCTGAGCTCAAGAAGCGAAATTTTAAGGCCGCTTTCCAGTTGGCTACTTCCCGTGATGCTTCTGAGCCACTATTTACTATCCGCCGCATTATTGCCAGTGGCTACTGGTCGCCAAGGCAGCTGCATAACAGCATGATAAATAGCTTTTAA
- a CDS encoding cold-shock protein, with the protein MNNGTVKFFNNEKGFGFIKDENSDKEYFVHVTGLVDEVRENDRVTFELQEGRKGLNAVNVKRA; encoded by the coding sequence ATGAATAACGGAACAGTAAAATTCTTCAACAACGAGAAAGGTTTTGGTTTTATCAAGGATGAAAATTCAGACAAAGAGTATTTTGTACACGTAACTGGATTAGTTGATGAGGTCAGAGAAAATGACAGAGTAACATTTGAATTGCAGGAAGGTAGAAAAGGACTAAACGCTGTAAATGTAAAGCGTGCTTAG
- a CDS encoding glycosyltransferase family 2 protein — translation MLTTPLQHTPPPKLNKPIQEDVRAIRFMIVLGLFCMVSFLFWFIDEDHIGYAPLFWLLTTALGFKLLRTLHEWYHYFAVSVPKRPVLQTPFTVDVFTTACPGEPHSMIIQTLEAIQNIRYPHTTYLCDEGDDPVLKAACERLGVKHITRSIKVNAKAGNINNALQYATGDICLILDPDHVPAPEFLDEVLPFFENPEIGFVQVVQAYSNRKESLVAYGAAEQTYSFYGPMMMGMNSYGTVQAIGANCTFRREALDSIGGHAAGLAEDMHTAMQLHAKGWKSVYVPKILTRGLVPATMSAYYKQQIKWARGTFELLFAVYPKLFSKFTWRQKIHYFTLPLYYLFGVFNLVDFAIPILALVLAEFPWYVPLGEFVVMFAPFFCISICIRHFAQRWLHEKNESGFHMFGGILRTGTWWVFSLGLIYSIFRIKVPYIPTPKDDKPQNNYLLNLPNITVCVISIWAIYYSQLEYGHLYDNPYVQMMALFSLVNVSILGGIILIGQEKWMHWIRVNFIQASVLQPVLMPLRLLIWRARHSFYGSIRYFALTFTMLAAILSFSFIIAKYNQIDLLDFDQQVKKETHPPVKDKDAVNALIGKFTQ, via the coding sequence ATGCTTACGACACCTCTACAGCATACTCCCCCACCCAAACTTAATAAACCAATACAGGAAGATGTAAGAGCTATACGCTTCATGATCGTGCTGGGGCTGTTCTGTATGGTTTCCTTTTTATTCTGGTTCATCGACGAAGATCATATAGGTTACGCTCCTCTGTTCTGGCTGCTTACCACGGCACTTGGCTTTAAACTGCTGCGCACCCTACACGAGTGGTATCATTATTTTGCGGTAAGTGTGCCTAAGCGGCCCGTATTACAAACACCATTTACAGTAGATGTGTTTACAACAGCTTGTCCTGGTGAACCTCACAGCATGATCATCCAGACGTTGGAAGCTATACAGAACATCCGTTACCCGCACACTACTTATTTATGTGATGAAGGCGACGACCCTGTACTTAAAGCTGCCTGTGAGAGATTAGGAGTAAAACATATCACACGAAGTATAAAAGTAAATGCCAAGGCAGGTAACATAAATAATGCCCTGCAGTATGCTACCGGCGATATTTGCCTAATCCTGGACCCTGATCACGTACCAGCCCCCGAGTTTCTGGATGAAGTACTGCCATTTTTTGAGAACCCGGAGATTGGATTTGTGCAGGTAGTGCAGGCCTATAGTAACCGTAAGGAAAGTCTGGTGGCCTATGGCGCTGCCGAGCAAACTTATAGTTTTTATGGCCCTATGATGATGGGGATGAACAGCTATGGCACAGTACAGGCCATTGGCGCGAATTGTACCTTCCGTAGAGAGGCTTTAGATAGCATAGGCGGGCATGCAGCCGGCTTAGCCGAAGACATGCATACAGCTATGCAATTACATGCCAAAGGCTGGAAATCGGTGTATGTCCCTAAAATACTGACACGTGGGTTAGTACCTGCTACAATGTCTGCATACTATAAGCAGCAGATAAAATGGGCACGGGGTACATTTGAGCTTCTTTTTGCTGTGTATCCAAAGCTGTTCAGTAAGTTTACCTGGCGCCAGAAGATCCATTATTTTACACTACCACTTTATTACCTGTTCGGGGTGTTTAACCTCGTAGATTTTGCTATTCCTATACTTGCACTGGTGCTGGCTGAGTTCCCATGGTATGTGCCTCTAGGCGAATTTGTGGTGATGTTTGCTCCATTTTTCTGTATATCTATCTGTATAAGGCATTTTGCGCAGCGCTGGCTACACGAGAAGAATGAAAGCGGTTTCCATATGTTTGGCGGTATTCTCCGCACCGGTACGTGGTGGGTCTTCAGCCTCGGATTGATCTATTCGATATTCAGAATAAAAGTGCCTTACATCCCTACGCCAAAAGACGATAAACCTCAAAACAATTACCTCCTGAACCTGCCGAACATCACGGTTTGCGTTATCAGCATTTGGGCAATTTATTACAGCCAGTTAGAGTACGGGCATTTATACGACAACCCGTATGTACAGATGATGGCGCTCTTCTCGCTGGTAAACGTTTCCATTCTGGGAGGTATCATCCTGATAGGGCAGGAAAAGTGGATGCACTGGATCAGGGTGAACTTTATACAGGCCTCTGTGCTGCAGCCCGTTTTAATGCCGCTCCGCTTACTTATCTGGCGTGCCCGCCATAGCTTTTATGGTAGCATCCGGTACTTTGCACTTACTTTTACAATGCTGGCAGCTATACTATCTTTCAGCTTCATCATCGCAAAGTATAATCAAATCGACTTATTAGATTTTGATCAACAGGTTAAAAAAGAAACTCACCCGCCAGTAAAAGACAAAGACGCAGTGAACGCCCTCATCGGGAAGTTTACACAATAG
- a CDS encoding response regulator transcription factor, which yields MNQNDPEITTKDARRSLEERMQQKIAEIDAVVQDLPAVVIIHNFQKGFTVEYMSPYGAKLLGFTLEEIRNLGEEYHYKFFNQEDVPDYLAKASELIEQNNKEMIVSLFQQVRASENHPWKWYLTTLKILMWDDEGKPLLTIGLAFPIDPLHHVTSKVSRLLDENNFLRKNYNRFSKLSGREREVLRHIALGKSAAESADELCISATTVETHRRNIKRKLETSSFFELSQYARAFDLI from the coding sequence ATGAATCAAAATGATCCTGAAATAACTACAAAAGATGCCCGTCGATCGCTGGAGGAGCGTATGCAGCAGAAGATAGCAGAAATTGATGCGGTGGTGCAGGATCTGCCTGCTGTAGTGATCATTCATAATTTTCAAAAGGGATTTACTGTCGAATACATGTCGCCATACGGGGCAAAGCTGCTGGGCTTTACCTTAGAGGAAATCCGCAACCTGGGAGAAGAGTATCATTATAAGTTCTTTAACCAGGAAGATGTACCAGACTATCTGGCAAAAGCTTCGGAATTAATTGAGCAGAACAACAAGGAGATGATTGTTTCTCTTTTTCAGCAGGTTCGGGCATCAGAGAATCACCCCTGGAAATGGTACCTCACAACTTTAAAGATCCTGATGTGGGATGATGAAGGAAAACCGCTTCTGACCATAGGCCTTGCTTTCCCGATCGACCCGCTCCACCACGTTACATCAAAAGTATCCCGGTTACTGGATGAGAATAATTTTTTGCGGAAGAACTATAACCGGTTTAGTAAGTTATCTGGAAGAGAGCGGGAAGTGTTACGGCATATTGCTTTAGGAAAGAGTGCCGCAGAGAGTGCCGATGAGTTGTGTATTTCTGCTACTACTGTAGAAACGCACCGGCGTAACATAAAAAGAAAACTGGAAACCAGTTCCTTCTTTGAGCTGAGCCAGTACGCACGGGCTTTTGATCTTATTTAA